The following proteins are encoded in a genomic region of Drosophila miranda strain MSH22 chromosome 4, D.miranda_PacBio2.1, whole genome shotgun sequence:
- the LOC108162885 gene encoding uncharacterized protein LOC108162885 isoform X3: MDDGLWHRTQALNLYTFGGELKNDDASLTQSQGESSLNPEAKEFVPSHKNLKVKEFVPSHKNPEVKEFVPSYKQKSEEKKTESTSKPTSERRDTDGKISQRDMQYINIQRQILELLTELGDEQIPLDTVVVALLPNGRGLNLKFTTKEYVGGKNQLDEELCSNTCLTLHVNEPEEFASKPENVLVNQFLIRMNDHLSEKLEHTDAVAAPKCPINRNRNYTELEIEQQIEGIKVFDNFFNYTESMLNQERVTQKPFKELFHSLGMIAHRSCSATPVGSPRKSILPPSKAAKVDEDEQEAEEAYASSNESEGLRVKQLERDLRGKQLERDLRKYMRDKLYRIEDDNGLQLVNQLSDADLHEMMPNDFEMAGPPSTPAICQTGQDNTPSYKSPGRKKCFMHSTLMSPIPAARSQKERVPSTTQKIRHWGCSTGSPSFAVTKKLQAELQPQFIATGVRTKTHQRMAKSGVSGSQQLRSQHASSVAAASTASRVVKTSTSGSTMASDRAAAAAGAAVTQKQRSNLAGQAPGNENATNAGGVSAPKQNKSQGGAKKMLPRSTQTSLRRQLEVKRLLYPQRLSLMHGDSDHGLLYNEYLFK, translated from the exons ATGGACGATGGCTTATGGCATCGGACACAGGCCCTGAATCTCTATACCTTCGGGGGTGAATTGAAGAACGACGATGCAAGCCTTACCCAAAGCCAAGGGGAGTCTTCATTAAACCCCGAGGCCAAGGAGTTTGTGCCTTCGCATAAGAACTTGAAAGTAAAGGAATTTGTACCCTCACATAAGAACCCAGAGGTGAAGGAATTTGTTCCCTCGTATAAGCAGAAGTCCGAGGAGAAGAAGACAGAGTCCACATCGAAACCAACATCGGAGCGTCGTGATACCGATGGCAAAATATCGCAGCGCGATAtgcagtatataaatatccaAAGGCAGATCCTTGAGCTCCTCACCGAGCTGGGTGATGAACAGATCCCCCTGGACACCGTAGTTGTGGCTCTCTTGCCCAATGGCCGGGGACTCAATCTAAAGTTTACCACCAAGGAGTACGTCGGTGGCAAGAATCAGCTGGACGAGGAATTGTGCAGCAACACTTGCCTCACTTTGCATGTCAACGAGCCCGAGGAGTTCGCCAGCAAGCCGGAGAATGTGTTGGTTAATCAATTCCTCATTCGCATGAACGATCATCTAAGCGAAAAGCTGGAGCACACCGATGCCGTAGCGGCGCCCAAGTGTCCGATAAACAGGAATCGCAACTACACGGAGCTGGAGATCGAGCAACAGATCGAGGGGATCAAGGTGTTTGACAACTTCTTCAACTACACCGAATCGATGCTCAACCAGGAGAGGGTCACCCAAAAGCCCTTCAAGGAGCTGTTCCACAGTCTTGGAATGATTGCCCACAGAAGCTGTTCAGCCACACCGGTTGGGAGTCCTCGCAAATCGATTCTGCCTCCTTCGAAAGCCGCCAAAGTCGATGAGGATGAACAGGAAGCAGAGGAGGCCTACGCCTCCAGCAATGAGTCCGAGGGTCTTCGCGTCAAACAACTGGAAAGGGATCTACGAGGCAAGCAACTGGAAAGGGATCTTCGCAAGTATATGAGGGACAAGCTCTACCGCATTGAGGATGACAATGGTCTGCAGCTGGTGAACCAACTCAGCGACGCAGATCTGCATGAAATGATGCCGAATGACTTCGAAATGGCTGGGCCGCCATCCACGCCAGCCATCTGCCAGACGGGCCAGGACAACACACCATCCTACAAGTCCCCCGGACGCAAAAAGTGTTTCATGCATTCAACACTTATGTCACCAATACCGGCAGCTCGCAGCCAGAAGGAAAGGGTGCCCTCAACGACACAGAAAATTCGGCACTGGGGCTGCTCCACAGGCAGCCCCTCATTTGCAGTGACCAAGAAGCTGCAGGCAGAGCTCCAGCCACAGTTCATTGCCACTGGAGTGCGCACCAAAACCCATCAGCGAATGGCCAAATCGGGAGTATCTGGATCTCAGCAGCTGCGATCTCAGCACGCCAGCAGCGTGGCAGCAGCGTCTACGGCCAGTCGTGTGGTCAAGACCAGTACCAGTGGCAGTACCATGGCCAGTGACAgggctgctgcggctgctggggCTGCGGTTACACAGAAGCAGCGATCGAATCTCGC CGGCCAAGCGCCTGGTAACGAAAATGCCACCAATGCTGGAGGAGTGTCTGCCCCCAAGCAAAATAAATCTCAAGGGGGCGCTAAAAAGATGCTGCCACGTAGCACACAGACTTCGTTGAGGCGTCAGTTGGAGGTCAAGCGG TTATTGTATCCACAGCGGCTGAGTCTTATGCACGGCGACAGCGACCACGGTTTGCTCTACAATGAGTACCTCTTCAAGTAA
- the LOC108162885 gene encoding uncharacterized protein LOC108162885 isoform X1, with protein MGVHSFEFILFHKSTAASVLNSFKLFFIHLFWQPNSAKITHTMDDGLWHRTQALNLYTFGGELKNDDASLTQSQGESSLNPEAKEFVPSHKNLKVKEFVPSHKNPEVKEFVPSYKQKSEEKKTESTSKPTSERRDTDGKISQRDMQYINIQRQILELLTELGDEQIPLDTVVVALLPNGRGLNLKFTTKEYVGGKNQLDEELCSNTCLTLHVNEPEEFASKPENVLVNQFLIRMNDHLSEKLEHTDAVAAPKCPINRNRNYTELEIEQQIEGIKVFDNFFNYTESMLNQERVTQKPFKELFHSLGMIAHRSCSATPVGSPRKSILPPSKAAKVDEDEQEAEEAYASSNESEGLRVKQLERDLRGKQLERDLRKYMRDKLYRIEDDNGLQLVNQLSDADLHEMMPNDFEMAGPPSTPAICQTGQDNTPSYKSPGRKKCFMHSTLMSPIPAARSQKERVPSTTQKIRHWGCSTGSPSFAVTKKLQAELQPQFIATGVRTKTHQRMAKSGVSGSQQLRSQHASSVAAASTASRVVKTSTSGSTMASDRAAAAAGAAVTQKQRSNLAGQAPGNENATNAGGVSAPKQNKSQGGAKKMLPRSTQTSLRRQLEVKRLLYPQRLSLMHGDSDHGLLYNEYLFK; from the exons ATGGGAGTTCATTCGTTTGAATTCATTCTATTCCACAAATCCACAGCAGCATCTGTACTGAACTCTTTTAAATT GTTTTTCATACACTTATTTTGGCAACCAAATTCTGCAAAAATAACCCACACAATGGACGATGGCTTATGGCATCGGACACAGGCCCTGAATCTCTATACCTTCGGGGGTGAATTGAAGAACGACGATGCAAGCCTTACCCAAAGCCAAGGGGAGTCTTCATTAAACCCCGAGGCCAAGGAGTTTGTGCCTTCGCATAAGAACTTGAAAGTAAAGGAATTTGTACCCTCACATAAGAACCCAGAGGTGAAGGAATTTGTTCCCTCGTATAAGCAGAAGTCCGAGGAGAAGAAGACAGAGTCCACATCGAAACCAACATCGGAGCGTCGTGATACCGATGGCAAAATATCGCAGCGCGATAtgcagtatataaatatccaAAGGCAGATCCTTGAGCTCCTCACCGAGCTGGGTGATGAACAGATCCCCCTGGACACCGTAGTTGTGGCTCTCTTGCCCAATGGCCGGGGACTCAATCTAAAGTTTACCACCAAGGAGTACGTCGGTGGCAAGAATCAGCTGGACGAGGAATTGTGCAGCAACACTTGCCTCACTTTGCATGTCAACGAGCCCGAGGAGTTCGCCAGCAAGCCGGAGAATGTGTTGGTTAATCAATTCCTCATTCGCATGAACGATCATCTAAGCGAAAAGCTGGAGCACACCGATGCCGTAGCGGCGCCCAAGTGTCCGATAAACAGGAATCGCAACTACACGGAGCTGGAGATCGAGCAACAGATCGAGGGGATCAAGGTGTTTGACAACTTCTTCAACTACACCGAATCGATGCTCAACCAGGAGAGGGTCACCCAAAAGCCCTTCAAGGAGCTGTTCCACAGTCTTGGAATGATTGCCCACAGAAGCTGTTCAGCCACACCGGTTGGGAGTCCTCGCAAATCGATTCTGCCTCCTTCGAAAGCCGCCAAAGTCGATGAGGATGAACAGGAAGCAGAGGAGGCCTACGCCTCCAGCAATGAGTCCGAGGGTCTTCGCGTCAAACAACTGGAAAGGGATCTACGAGGCAAGCAACTGGAAAGGGATCTTCGCAAGTATATGAGGGACAAGCTCTACCGCATTGAGGATGACAATGGTCTGCAGCTGGTGAACCAACTCAGCGACGCAGATCTGCATGAAATGATGCCGAATGACTTCGAAATGGCTGGGCCGCCATCCACGCCAGCCATCTGCCAGACGGGCCAGGACAACACACCATCCTACAAGTCCCCCGGACGCAAAAAGTGTTTCATGCATTCAACACTTATGTCACCAATACCGGCAGCTCGCAGCCAGAAGGAAAGGGTGCCCTCAACGACACAGAAAATTCGGCACTGGGGCTGCTCCACAGGCAGCCCCTCATTTGCAGTGACCAAGAAGCTGCAGGCAGAGCTCCAGCCACAGTTCATTGCCACTGGAGTGCGCACCAAAACCCATCAGCGAATGGCCAAATCGGGAGTATCTGGATCTCAGCAGCTGCGATCTCAGCACGCCAGCAGCGTGGCAGCAGCGTCTACGGCCAGTCGTGTGGTCAAGACCAGTACCAGTGGCAGTACCATGGCCAGTGACAgggctgctgcggctgctggggCTGCGGTTACACAGAAGCAGCGATCGAATCTCGC CGGCCAAGCGCCTGGTAACGAAAATGCCACCAATGCTGGAGGAGTGTCTGCCCCCAAGCAAAATAAATCTCAAGGGGGCGCTAAAAAGATGCTGCCACGTAGCACACAGACTTCGTTGAGGCGTCAGTTGGAGGTCAAGCGG TTATTGTATCCACAGCGGCTGAGTCTTATGCACGGCGACAGCGACCACGGTTTGCTCTACAATGAGTACCTCTTCAAGTAA
- the LOC108162885 gene encoding uncharacterized protein LOC108162885 isoform X2 — MGVHSFEFILFHKSTAASVLNSFKLFFIHLFWQPNSAKITHTMDDGLWHRTQALNLYTFGGELKNDDASLTQSQGESSLNPEAKEFVPSHKNLKVKEFVPSHKNPEVKEFVPSYKQKSEEKKTESTSKPTSERRDTDGKISQRDMQYINIQRQILELLTELGDEQIPLDTVVVALLPNGRGLNLKFTTKEYVGGKNQLDEELCSNTCLTLHVNEPEEFASKPENVLVNQFLIRMNDHLSEKLEHTDAVAAPKCPINRNRNYTELEIEQQIEGIKVFDNFFNYTESMLNQERVTQKPFKELFHSLGMIAHRSCSATPVGSPRKSILPPSKAAKVDEDEQEAEEAYASSNESEGLRVKQLERDLRGKQLERDLRKYMRDKLYRIEDDNGLQLVNQLSDADLHEMMPNDFEMAGPPSTPAICQTGQDNTPSYKSPGRKKCFMHSTLMSPIPAARSQKERVPSTTQKIRHWGCSTGSPSFAVTKKLQAELQPQFIATGVRTKTHQRMAKSGVSGSQQLRSQHASSVAAASTASRVVKTSTSGSTMASDRAAAAAGAAVTQKQRSNLAGQAPGNENATNAGGVSAPKQNKSQGGAKKMLPRSTQTSLRRQLEVKRRLSLMHGDSDHGLLYNEYLFK; from the exons ATGGGAGTTCATTCGTTTGAATTCATTCTATTCCACAAATCCACAGCAGCATCTGTACTGAACTCTTTTAAATT GTTTTTCATACACTTATTTTGGCAACCAAATTCTGCAAAAATAACCCACACAATGGACGATGGCTTATGGCATCGGACACAGGCCCTGAATCTCTATACCTTCGGGGGTGAATTGAAGAACGACGATGCAAGCCTTACCCAAAGCCAAGGGGAGTCTTCATTAAACCCCGAGGCCAAGGAGTTTGTGCCTTCGCATAAGAACTTGAAAGTAAAGGAATTTGTACCCTCACATAAGAACCCAGAGGTGAAGGAATTTGTTCCCTCGTATAAGCAGAAGTCCGAGGAGAAGAAGACAGAGTCCACATCGAAACCAACATCGGAGCGTCGTGATACCGATGGCAAAATATCGCAGCGCGATAtgcagtatataaatatccaAAGGCAGATCCTTGAGCTCCTCACCGAGCTGGGTGATGAACAGATCCCCCTGGACACCGTAGTTGTGGCTCTCTTGCCCAATGGCCGGGGACTCAATCTAAAGTTTACCACCAAGGAGTACGTCGGTGGCAAGAATCAGCTGGACGAGGAATTGTGCAGCAACACTTGCCTCACTTTGCATGTCAACGAGCCCGAGGAGTTCGCCAGCAAGCCGGAGAATGTGTTGGTTAATCAATTCCTCATTCGCATGAACGATCATCTAAGCGAAAAGCTGGAGCACACCGATGCCGTAGCGGCGCCCAAGTGTCCGATAAACAGGAATCGCAACTACACGGAGCTGGAGATCGAGCAACAGATCGAGGGGATCAAGGTGTTTGACAACTTCTTCAACTACACCGAATCGATGCTCAACCAGGAGAGGGTCACCCAAAAGCCCTTCAAGGAGCTGTTCCACAGTCTTGGAATGATTGCCCACAGAAGCTGTTCAGCCACACCGGTTGGGAGTCCTCGCAAATCGATTCTGCCTCCTTCGAAAGCCGCCAAAGTCGATGAGGATGAACAGGAAGCAGAGGAGGCCTACGCCTCCAGCAATGAGTCCGAGGGTCTTCGCGTCAAACAACTGGAAAGGGATCTACGAGGCAAGCAACTGGAAAGGGATCTTCGCAAGTATATGAGGGACAAGCTCTACCGCATTGAGGATGACAATGGTCTGCAGCTGGTGAACCAACTCAGCGACGCAGATCTGCATGAAATGATGCCGAATGACTTCGAAATGGCTGGGCCGCCATCCACGCCAGCCATCTGCCAGACGGGCCAGGACAACACACCATCCTACAAGTCCCCCGGACGCAAAAAGTGTTTCATGCATTCAACACTTATGTCACCAATACCGGCAGCTCGCAGCCAGAAGGAAAGGGTGCCCTCAACGACACAGAAAATTCGGCACTGGGGCTGCTCCACAGGCAGCCCCTCATTTGCAGTGACCAAGAAGCTGCAGGCAGAGCTCCAGCCACAGTTCATTGCCACTGGAGTGCGCACCAAAACCCATCAGCGAATGGCCAAATCGGGAGTATCTGGATCTCAGCAGCTGCGATCTCAGCACGCCAGCAGCGTGGCAGCAGCGTCTACGGCCAGTCGTGTGGTCAAGACCAGTACCAGTGGCAGTACCATGGCCAGTGACAgggctgctgcggctgctggggCTGCGGTTACACAGAAGCAGCGATCGAATCTCGC CGGCCAAGCGCCTGGTAACGAAAATGCCACCAATGCTGGAGGAGTGTCTGCCCCCAAGCAAAATAAATCTCAAGGGGGCGCTAAAAAGATGCTGCCACGTAGCACACAGACTTCGTTGAGGCGTCAGTTGGAGGTCAAGCGG CGGCTGAGTCTTATGCACGGCGACAGCGACCACGGTTTGCTCTACAATGAGTACCTCTTCAAGTAA
- the LOC108161649 gene encoding uncharacterized protein LOC108161649, with the protein MSDLDNTDTSSEGEDIFSNSSDWSETDIEEINEDQEVAVNLTTNSLMTIPFADQPQTTSNLTSASAASLSAHEPTQSQSQCGANSSYIQYLVDKFSNYSVVTMNHVQFEINKVLFKADMGTYQNTE; encoded by the exons ATGAGT GACCTGGACAACACGGATACTAGCAGCGAGGGGGAGGACATCTTCAGCAACAGCAGTGACTGGAGCGAGACTGACATAGAGGAGATCAATGAGGACCAGGAGGTCGCTGTCAATTTGACGACCAACTCGCTGATGACGATTCCGTTTGCTGACCAGCCGCAGACAACGTCCAACTTGACTTCTGCTTCGGCTGCCTCACTTAGTGCTCACGAGCCcacccagtcccagtcccagtgcGGAGCTAATTCCTCCTACATCCAGTATCTGGTGGACAAATTTTCGAACTACTCCGTGGTAACCATGAATCACGTACAGTTTGAGATAAACAAAGTTCTCTTCAAAGCTGATATGGGAACCTACCAAAACACCGAATAA
- the LOC108164294 gene encoding uncharacterized protein LOC108164294, with amino-acid sequence MSVLRTLLLLALSATMALAQRRLALPDPRSCANRVRHASYRDARGVSHSYFFSWEHAPTRSLEVDWLDARNICRRHCMDAVSLETPQENDFVKQRISRGNVRYIWTSGRKCNFAGCDRPDLQPPNENGWFWSGSGAKIGPTSQRNTGDWSPTGGYNQPQPDNREAAQGNDESCLSILNNFYNDGIKWHDVACHHIKPFVCEDSDELLNFVRSRNPNARL; translated from the coding sequence ATGTCTGTGCTGcggacgctgctgctgctggcactGAGCGCCACCATGGCGCTGGCCCAGCGCCGCTTGGCCCTGCCCGATCCCCGGAGTTGTGCGAACCGGGTGCGGCATGCCTCCTACAGGGATGCCCGCGGAGTTTCGCACTCGTACTTCTTCAGCTGGGAGCATGCACCGACGCGCAGCCTGGAGGTGGACTGGCTGGATGCCAGAAATATTTGCCGTCGCCACTGCATGGACGCTGTGTCGCTGGAGACGCCGCAGGAGAATGACTTTGTGAAGCAGCGCATTTCCCGCGGCAATGTGCGGTACATCTGGACGTCGGGCAGGAAATGCAACTTTGCTGGCTGCGACAGGCCCGATCTGCAGCCACCGAACGAGAACGGCTGGTTCTGGTCGGGATCGGGCGCCAAGATCGGACCCACCTCGCAGCGCAACACTGGCGACTGGTCGCCGACGGGTGGCTACAACCAGCCCCAGCCCGACAACCGGGAGGCTGCCCAGGGCAACGACGAGAGCTGTCTCTCCATCTTGAATAACTTCTATAACGATGGCATCAAGTGGCACGATGTGGCCTGCCACCACATCAAGCCCTTCGTGTGCGAGGACTCCGACGAGCTGCTGAACTTTGTCCGCTCCCGGAACCCCAACGCCCGCTTGTAA
- the LOC117189155 gene encoding uncharacterized protein CG13380-like: protein MEGTDQDAIFTRLNSIYVNLNGNSLRDVSYRSPARKIFGQKNNMQVKKDAFVSGYKNLCKIDQEFESDVESKNDIVKKCICERPMKPLECSRCRHYFRGRVATICEKHPMETFLMDFRQCPYCSASRDKIKASDLTWDPRSEIRKIENAQLPDDSL from the exons ATGG AGGGAACAGATCAAGACGCAATTTTCACCCGTCTTAACTCGATTTACGTAAATCTGAACGGAAATTCGCTGCGTGACGTGTCATACCGCAGTCCGGCACGAAAGATTTTTGGCCAGAAGAATAACATGCAGGTCAAAAAAGACGCATTCGTGAGCGGCTACAAAAATCTGTGCAAAATAGATCAGGAGTTCGAGTCCGATGTGGAATCGAAGAATGACATTGTTAAGAAATGCATATGCGAGCGTCCGATGAAGCCCCTCGAGTGTAGTCGCTGCCGCCACTACTTCCGTGGACGTGTTGCCACAATATGCGAGAAGCATCCAATG GAGACTTTCCTGATGGACTTTCGCCAGTGTCCCTACTGTTCGGCGAGTCGCGACAAGATCAAGGCATCTGATTTGACCTGGGATCCGAGATCTGAGATCCGTAAGATAGAGAACGCTCAACTACCCGATGATTCTCTGTAA
- the LOC108161445 gene encoding uncharacterized protein CG13380-like, translating to MEGTDQDAIFTRLNSIYVNLNGNSLRDVSYRSPARKIFGQKNNMQVKKDAFVSGYKNLCKIDQEFESDVESKNDIVKKCICERPMKPLECSRCRHYFRGRVATICEKHPMETFLMDFRQCPYCSASRDKIKASDLTWDPRSEIRKIENAQLPDDSL from the exons ATGG AGGGAACAGATCAAGACGCAATTTTCACCCGTCTTAACTCGATTTACGTAAATCTGAACGGAAATTCGCTGCGTGACGTGTCATACCGCAGTCCGGCACGAAAGATTTTTGGCCAGAAGAATAACATGCAGGTCAAAAAAGACGCATTCGTGAGCGGCTACAAAAATCTGTGCAAAATAGATCAGGAGTTCGAGTCCGATGTGGAATCAAAGAATGACATTGTTAAGAAATGCATATGCGAGCGTCCGATGAAGCCCCTCGAGTGTAGTCGCTGCCGCCACTACTTCCGTGGACGTGTTGCCACAATATGCGAGAAGCATCCAATG GAGACTTTCCTGATGGACTTTCGCCAGTGTCCCTACTGTTCGGCGAGTCGCGACAAGATCAAGGCATCTGATTTGACCTGGGATCCGAGATCTGAGATCCGTAAGATAGAGAACGCTCAACTACCCGATGATTCTCTGTAA
- the LOC117188670 gene encoding uncharacterized protein LOC117188670 has translation MIRSGLKSYRACRRRVGDALIARDYYGAIQMLIAIAYVLGITPFVVAHSAKGESGMRQSWYGFVNAISRWVLLAYCYTYINLHNESLIGYFMQNRISQFSTRLHNICGIWSAVFTFIMPLLLRRHLQRFIEDVMEVDRRLDRLRHPVNFNAVFGVATLVLALVALLDTIITVTCLVCLAQMEVRASWQLIFILVYELMAISMTIVMFSLIKRTVQRRLNYLHTKISKNGPPIL, from the exons ATGATACGTAGCGGTTTGAAGTCATATCGGGCCTGTAGGCGGCGGGTGGGCGACGCGCTCATTGCCCGTGACTACTACGGAGCCATCCAGATGCTGATTGCCATTGCCTATGTCCTGGGCATTACACCGTTCGTGGTGGCTCACAGCGCAAAGGGGGAGTCCGGGATGCGGCAATCCTGGTATGGATTTGTCAATGCCATCTCCCGATGGGTGCTGCTCGCCTACTGTTACACGTACATCAATCTCCACAACGAGAGCCTAATTGGCTACTTCATGCAGAATCGGATCTCGCAGTTCAGCACCCGGCTCCACAACATTTGTGGAATTTGGTCGGCAGTCTTTACCTTCATCATGCCCCTGCTGCTGCGCCGACACCTGCAGCGATTCATCGAGGATGTTATGGAGGTGGATCGGCGCCTGGACCGGCTCCGCCACCCCGTCAATTTCAATGCGGTCTTTGGAGTAGCCACCTTGGTTTTGGCCTTGGTTGCCCTGCTGGACACCATTATTACTGTCACCTGTCTGGTGTGCCTGGCCCAGATGGAGGTGCGCGCCTCTTGGCAGCTGATCTTCATCCTGGTCTACGAACTCATGGCCATATCCATGACAATTGTCATGTTTTCTTTAATCAAGCGAACGGTTCAACGCCGCTTAAACTATCTGCATACG AAAATCTCCAAGAATGGTCCACCCATTCTTTAA
- the LOC117189041 gene encoding putative gustatory receptor 28b, producing MSTALRRVRKYFISSQVYEALRPLFFLTFLYGLTPFHVVRRKMGESYLKMSCFGVFNIFIYICLCGFCYISSLRQGESIVGYFFRTEISTIGDRLQIFNGLIAGAVIYTSAILKRCKLLGTLTILHSLDTNFSNIGVRVKYSRIFRYSILVLVFKLLILGVYFVGVFRLLVSLDVTPSFCVCMTFFLQHSVVSIAICLFCVIAFSFERRLSIINQVSVRGRVPLVNIYPQKATKSRCRQRDCPRVIAFTITSLYCSCPNEVK from the coding sequence ATGTCCACTGCGCTACGTCGGGTGCGCAAGTACTTCATCTCATCACAGGTCTATGAGGCACTACGTCCGTTGTTCTTCCTCACATTTCTGTACGGACTGACGCCGTTCCATGTGGTCCGTCGGAAGATGGGGGAATCCTATCTGAAGATGTCCTGCTTTGGCGTATTCAATATCTTCATCTACATATGCTTGTGCGGCTTCTGTTACATCTCATCGTTGCGGCAGGGCGAGTCCATTGTGGGCTACTTCTTTCGCACGGAAATCTCCACCATCGGCGATCGTTTGCAGATCTTCAATGGCCTGATTGCCGGAGCTGTGATCTACACTTCGGCCATCCTGAAACGTTGCAAGCTGCTGGGAACCCTGACGATCCTTCACAGTCTCGATACGAACTTCTCCAATATTGGGGTGCGCGTCAAGTATTCCCGTATCTTCCGATATTCGATACTGGTGCTGGTCTTCAAGCTCCTCATTTTGGGTGTGTATTTTGTGGGCGTGTTCCGGCTGCTCGTCTCCCTCGATGTGACGCCCTCGTTTTGTGTCTGTATGACATTCTTCCTGCAACATTCAGTTGTTTCTATCGCGATTTGCTTGTTCTGCGTGATTGCCTTCAGCTTCGAGCGTCGTCTCAGTATCATCAATCAGGTGAGTGTGAGGGGGCGAGTGCCTCTGGTAAATATTTACCCGcaaaaagccacaaaaagcAGGTGCAGACAGCGTGACTGTCCGAGGGTAATCGCTTTTACCATCACGTCGCTTTATTGCTCGTGCCCCAATGAAGTGAAGTGA